One genomic region from Actinocatenispora thailandica encodes:
- a CDS encoding Acg family FMN-binding oxidoreductase: MAAINFSDQTGPSRSHAMDSPLGRAAMAALRAPSILNTQPWRWRIRNETAELWADRSRQLTNLDREGRLLILSCGIALHHAATALTAIGHCPEIELFPDAGEPDLLARLWVGDAHRTTPDELHAFQEMLSRRTDRRPGPTSLAVPAHRLRELRASVEQCGAHLHLVREEELPVLMVAAEHAEQIESADPGARAELARWAHRPPAAREGISADTVAPEVVRRVPHRQFLFDGDAHLDPGAGNDRTADYAILFADGDERRDWLTSGQAMSALLITATRHRIAVNPISNVVEVAATRATLASLLHRLGHPMLGMRLTVATAPAPPLETRRSPAAVIED; encoded by the coding sequence GTGGCAGCCATCAACTTCAGCGATCAGACCGGACCCAGCCGCAGCCATGCCATGGACAGTCCGCTGGGTCGCGCGGCCATGGCCGCGCTGCGCGCACCGTCGATCCTGAACACCCAACCGTGGCGGTGGCGGATCCGCAACGAGACCGCGGAACTGTGGGCCGACCGATCCCGCCAGCTGACCAACCTCGACCGGGAGGGCCGGCTCCTGATCCTCAGCTGTGGCATCGCGCTGCACCACGCCGCGACAGCGCTGACCGCGATCGGTCACTGCCCCGAGATCGAGCTGTTCCCGGACGCCGGCGAACCGGACCTGCTCGCCCGGCTGTGGGTCGGTGATGCGCACCGGACCACCCCGGACGAGCTGCACGCCTTCCAGGAGATGCTGTCCAGGCGTACCGACCGACGACCCGGGCCGACCAGCCTCGCCGTACCGGCCCACCGGCTGCGGGAGCTGCGGGCATCCGTCGAGCAGTGCGGTGCCCACCTGCACCTGGTACGCGAGGAGGAACTGCCGGTCCTGATGGTGGCCGCCGAGCATGCCGAGCAGATCGAGTCGGCCGATCCGGGGGCGCGCGCCGAGCTGGCCCGCTGGGCGCACCGGCCGCCGGCCGCCCGCGAGGGGATCTCGGCCGACACCGTCGCGCCCGAGGTCGTTCGGCGGGTGCCGCACCGCCAGTTCCTGTTCGACGGCGACGCGCACCTCGATCCCGGTGCGGGCAACGATCGTACGGCCGACTACGCGATCCTGTTCGCGGACGGGGACGAGCGCCGCGACTGGCTCACGTCCGGGCAGGCGATGTCCGCGCTGCTGATCACGGCGACCAGGCACCGCATCGCGGTCAACCCGATCAGCAACGTCGTCGAGGTGGCGGCGACCCGCGCCACGCTGGCCAGCCTCCTCCACCGGTTGGGCCATCCGATGCTCGGCATGCGCCTCACCGTCGCCACCGCGCCGGCCCCACCGCTGGAGACCCGCCGATCGCCGGCCGCGGTGATCGAGGACTGA
- a CDS encoding phosphoribosyltransferase family protein — protein MFRDRGAAGEMLVHRLTQLCLAESVVLGVAAGGVAVGYPVARRLGVPLDVVVVHRLRAPDSPHATLGAATEDRIVVGDRPPIDGIRRAHAAIDRQARRFHQRHAPVPLADRTAVVVDDGVMTGATARAACLLARRRGARRVVFAAPVMPIRAIADLSDVADDLPRIVTAPSVPVLSPGTPRSRRSTTRTWWTCWTGSTRSWRTAPDRADARWLPGYRGIRRDGCGRRPDPAGCADLAGRRSRSRRGIRQGSRHESGALFGLTIAVHDRCIEPTR, from the coding sequence ATGTTTCGGGATCGGGGGGCGGCCGGGGAGATGCTGGTCCACCGGTTGACACAGCTGTGCCTGGCGGAGTCGGTGGTACTGGGTGTCGCGGCGGGCGGTGTCGCGGTCGGCTACCCGGTGGCGCGCCGGCTGGGCGTACCGCTCGATGTGGTGGTGGTACACCGGCTGCGGGCGCCGGACTCGCCGCACGCCACCCTCGGGGCGGCAACCGAGGACCGGATCGTGGTGGGCGACCGGCCGCCGATCGACGGCATCCGGCGGGCACATGCCGCGATCGACCGGCAGGCTCGTCGCTTCCATCAGCGGCACGCACCGGTACCGCTGGCCGACCGGACCGCGGTCGTCGTCGACGACGGGGTGATGACCGGCGCGACCGCGCGGGCGGCCTGCCTGCTCGCCCGGCGTCGTGGCGCCCGGCGGGTGGTCTTCGCCGCGCCGGTGATGCCGATCCGTGCCATCGCCGACCTGTCCGATGTCGCCGACGATCTGCCGCGAATCGTGACGGCACCGTCGGTACCGGTGCTGTCCCCTGGTACGCCTCGTTCCCGACGCTCGACGACGAGGACGTGGTGGACCTGCTGGACCGGTTCGACGCGAAGCTGGCGAACAGCTCCTGACCGCGCCGACGCTCGGTGGCTTCCGGGGTATCGTGGGATCCGCCGAGACGGTTGCGGCCGTCGCCCGGACCCTGCGGGGTGTGCCGATCTTGCTGGTCGACGGAGCAGGAGTCGCAGGGGGATCCGCCAGGGATCTCGCCACGAGTCGGGTGCGCTCTTCGGTTTGACCATCGCTGTCCACGACAGGTGCATCGAACCGACGAGGTAG
- a CDS encoding DUF5994 family protein gives MSNVRLALSPMHSGESGGAWWPNSHQPGWELPEILTVLGRLRWVRLSWDDWSVHPSVIELADGEIPLGWNHGILAHRALFCRSSDYLMLTVIPPETAPQRARALLAEAAGFPAASR, from the coding sequence ATGTCCAACGTCCGTCTCGCGTTGTCGCCCATGCATTCCGGTGAATCCGGCGGCGCCTGGTGGCCGAACAGCCATCAGCCCGGGTGGGAGTTGCCGGAGATTCTGACCGTCCTTGGCAGGCTGAGGTGGGTTCGGCTGTCCTGGGACGACTGGAGCGTGCATCCCTCCGTCATCGAGCTTGCCGACGGCGAGATCCCGCTCGGCTGGAACCACGGAATCCTGGCCCACCGGGCCCTGTTCTGCCGATCGTCCGACTACCTGATGCTCACGGTGATCCCGCCCGAGACAGCGCCCCAGCGGGCCCGAGCGCTGCTGGCCGAGGCAGCCGGCTTCCCCGCCGCCAGCCGCTGA
- a CDS encoding carbamate kinase has product MLIVIALGGNALLQRHDKPDAGIQHIRARQAVRAVAPLAADHQLVITHGNGPQVGLLAVESTQDATLDGPYPLDVLGAESEGMIGHWLSLELRNALPSTPVASLLTQTLVDEGDPAYHNPTKFIGIGYEPHTAHAIAEQHGWTLRRDGNTWRRVVPSPEPQDILDIEVLELLLRNGTIPVCAGGGGVPVVRTADGQLAGTDAVIDKDLTAALIATRLHADALLMLTDVAHVEQHWGTPLARPLHRATPAQLRQMSFAAGSMAPKVEAACRFVEQHGATGRAAVAGIGRLADAADILAGHAGTLVAGAPVAASAPPVRAGGPAAPPAT; this is encoded by the coding sequence ATGTTGATCGTCATTGCCCTGGGCGGCAACGCGCTGCTGCAACGACACGACAAGCCGGATGCCGGGATTCAACACATCCGCGCCCGGCAGGCGGTACGTGCCGTTGCGCCGCTGGCGGCCGACCACCAGCTGGTCATCACCCATGGCAACGGGCCCCAGGTCGGGCTGCTGGCCGTCGAGTCCACCCAGGACGCCACCCTCGACGGGCCGTACCCGCTGGACGTTCTGGGCGCCGAGTCCGAGGGCATGATCGGGCACTGGCTCAGCCTGGAGCTGCGCAACGCGCTGCCCAGCACGCCGGTCGCGTCGCTGCTGACCCAGACGCTGGTCGACGAGGGCGATCCGGCCTACCACAACCCGACCAAGTTCATCGGTATCGGCTACGAGCCGCACACCGCACACGCCATCGCCGAGCAACACGGGTGGACGCTGCGCCGCGACGGCAACACGTGGCGGCGGGTGGTCCCCAGCCCCGAACCGCAGGACATTCTCGACATCGAGGTACTCGAACTGTTGCTGCGCAACGGCACCATTCCGGTGTGTGCGGGTGGCGGCGGGGTGCCGGTGGTCCGTACCGCGGACGGCCAGCTGGCCGGAACCGATGCGGTGATCGACAAGGACCTGACCGCGGCGCTGATCGCGACGCGGTTGCACGCCGATGCGTTGCTGATGTTGACCGACGTCGCGCACGTCGAACAGCACTGGGGTACCCCGCTGGCCCGGCCGCTGCACCGCGCCACCCCCGCCCAGCTGCGCCAGATGAGCTTCGCGGCCGGATCGATGGCGCCGAAGGTCGAGGCCGCCTGCCGGTTCGTCGAGCAGCACGGCGCCACGGGCCGCGCCGCCGTCGCCGGCATCGGTCGCCTCGCCGACGCGGCCGACATCCTGGCCGGACACGCCGGTACGCTCGTCGCCGGCGCACCGGTCGCCGCGTCGGCGCCGCCCGTGCGCGCCGGCGGGCCGGCGGCTCCTCCCGCGACGTGA